One region of Sphingomonas abietis genomic DNA includes:
- a CDS encoding UrcA family protein yields the protein MRTFWTNTVSAAASVILTAGIVAFATPGTANAAVVAAPQIRLSVDPAAATDAASRALLERRIHSAASQVCDTRQSQEWIAEAQCRAQAIAQADRDVAVQLSMLVNPAVQLASN from the coding sequence ATGCGTACCTTCTGGACCAACACCGTTTCCGCCGCCGCCAGCGTCATCCTCACCGCCGGCATCGTCGCCTTCGCCACGCCGGGCACGGCCAATGCCGCCGTCGTCGCCGCGCCCCAGATCAGGCTGTCGGTCGATCCGGCGGCCGCCACCGATGCCGCCAGCCGCGCCCTGCTCGAGCGCCGCATCCATAGCGCCGCCTCGCAGGTCTGCGATACGAGGCAGAGCCAGGAGTGGATCGCGGAAGCGCAGTGCCGCGCCCAGGCGATCGCGCAGGCCGATCGCGATGTCGCCGTGCAACTCTCGATGCTGGTGAACCCGGCCGTCCAGCTGGCGTCGAATTGA
- a CDS encoding ABC transporter ATP-binding protein gives MIRPLIKLASIQRRYASDEVETTALADINLDVAAGEFLAIMGPSGCGKSTLLNILGTVDRPSSGEYLFGDRDLAKLDEAALAKMRGETLGFVFQSFNLIDELTIQENVELGLAYRKVASGDRRERVAAAMDRVGISHRARHFPHQLSGGQQQRAAIARAIVGAPKLILADEPTGNLDTENGAQVMDILTSLNADGATIVMVTHSPSHADIARRRIDMLDGRIVSSVARAI, from the coding sequence ATGATCCGTCCCCTGATCAAACTTGCCTCCATCCAGCGCCGCTACGCCTCCGACGAGGTCGAGACGACGGCGCTCGCCGACATCAACCTGGATGTCGCCGCCGGCGAATTCCTCGCCATCATGGGGCCGTCCGGCTGCGGCAAATCGACCCTGCTCAACATATTGGGCACGGTCGATCGGCCGAGTTCCGGGGAATATCTGTTCGGCGATCGCGATCTCGCCAAGCTGGACGAGGCGGCGCTGGCGAAGATGCGCGGCGAGACGCTGGGCTTCGTGTTCCAGAGCTTCAACCTGATCGACGAGCTGACCATCCAGGAGAATGTCGAGTTGGGCCTCGCCTATCGCAAGGTCGCATCGGGGGACCGGCGCGAGCGGGTGGCGGCGGCGATGGACCGGGTCGGCATCTCGCACCGCGCGCGCCATTTCCCGCACCAGCTCTCCGGCGGCCAGCAGCAGCGCGCGGCGATCGCCCGCGCGATCGTCGGCGCGCCGAAGCTGATCCTCGCCGACGAGCCGACCGGCAATCTCGATACCGAAAATGGCGCGCAGGTGATGGACATCCTGACCAGCCTGAACGCCGATGGCGCAACCATCGTGATGGTGACGCACTCGCCCAGCCACGCCGACATCGCGCGCCGCCGCATCGACATGCTCGACGGGCGCATCGTCTCGTCCGTCGCCCGCGCGATCTGA
- a CDS encoding efflux RND transporter periplasmic adaptor subunit, translating into MDRRVEKPRRSRHWRPIAIVAAVIVAALALWWLIPASGSTDIASADIESGAVSRAPFADYLPVRATVAPAVTTFVGVLSGGQVEKLLVQDGSMVGAGQPLATLANPTLKLDVLTREATIASQLGSVSGDDLTLQRSRLDRATQTASANYDYIKAKRDLSVQQQLHDQGFVSDAGVASYSEAADYQQKRLAQLKAGESSENGIASTQAGRLADTRARLSGNLAAVQASLDALVVRAPVAGRLTNFTIQPGQTLKPGDPAGQVDSEGSWKLVADVDEYYLGRVAVGQQARGDGEVRLVVTKVLPAVTDGRFRIELGFQGKAPDGLNRGQTMDVRVTLGATQSALVAPVGGWLDSGGGTSAFVLDASGRHAARRAIKVGRRNAEQAEILSGLAPGDRIVTSNTAAIKGDTLNIR; encoded by the coding sequence ATGGACCGCCGTGTCGAGAAGCCCCGGCGCAGCCGGCACTGGCGCCCGATCGCCATCGTCGCGGCGGTGATCGTGGCGGCCCTCGCGCTGTGGTGGCTGATCCCGGCCAGCGGATCGACCGATATCGCATCCGCCGATATCGAGAGCGGCGCCGTCTCGCGCGCGCCGTTCGCCGATTATCTGCCGGTGCGCGCCACGGTCGCGCCGGCGGTGACGACCTTCGTCGGCGTGCTGTCCGGCGGGCAGGTCGAGAAATTGCTGGTCCAGGATGGGTCGATGGTCGGCGCGGGGCAGCCGTTGGCGACGCTCGCCAACCCGACCCTCAAGCTCGACGTGCTGACCCGCGAGGCGACCATCGCCAGCCAGCTCGGCAGCGTGTCGGGCGACGATCTCACGCTCCAGCGCAGCCGGCTCGATCGCGCGACACAGACCGCGTCGGCCAATTATGATTATATCAAGGCCAAGCGCGACCTGTCGGTGCAGCAGCAGCTCCACGATCAGGGCTTCGTCTCCGATGCCGGCGTCGCCAGCTACAGCGAGGCGGCCGACTATCAGCAGAAGCGGCTCGCCCAGCTCAAGGCCGGCGAATCCTCCGAAAACGGCATTGCGAGCACCCAGGCGGGGCGGCTCGCCGATACCCGTGCGCGGCTGTCGGGCAATCTCGCCGCGGTGCAGGCCAGCCTCGATGCGCTGGTGGTGCGCGCGCCGGTCGCCGGGCGGCTCACCAATTTCACCATCCAGCCGGGGCAGACGCTGAAACCGGGCGATCCCGCCGGCCAGGTCGACTCGGAGGGCTCGTGGAAGCTCGTCGCCGATGTCGACGAATATTATCTCGGCCGCGTCGCGGTCGGCCAGCAGGCGCGCGGCGACGGCGAGGTCCGGCTGGTCGTCACCAAGGTGCTGCCCGCCGTCACCGATGGCCGCTTCCGCATCGAGCTCGGTTTCCAGGGCAAGGCGCCGGATGGACTCAACCGCGGCCAGACGATGGACGTCCGCGTGACGCTCGGCGCGACGCAGAGCGCGCTGGTCGCCCCGGTCGGCGGCTGGCTCGACAGCGGCGGCGGCACTTCGGCCTTCGTCCTCGACGCGTCCGGCCGCCATGCCGCCCGGCGCGCGATCAAGGTCGGCCGTCGCAACGCGGAGCAGGCGGAAATCCTCTCCGGCCTCGCCCCCGGCGACCGCATCGTCACCTCCAACACCGCCGCCATCAAGGGCGACACGCTCAACATCCGCTGA
- a CDS encoding ABC transporter permease, which yields MNRFALIGFYRSLVRHKLYAALNIGGLAVGIAVFLVLGLYVRFETSYETWLPNHGQIYLVRSQLDSFAGDNRLSENGPVAFWTAVSKDLPGTIGTRIYDADATVVKNGLGIRENLGLVDPDFSKVLAVPMVSGTLDHAFDDPTGIVLTQTAANKYFPGGDAIGKTLPVSTEGKVKLYRVTAIAHDLPANTDLHFDMLARLVIDQNPASPDYKSSHQWNYFNPWTYVRLPDAAAARRFQGQLGQVAARHAQSETADDQGIKVSFQIEPITDVHFNAKGRKLSDATLGLVGLLTLLIAIVNYVNLATARAGLRAREVAMRKVLGADRGTLARHYVGEAVATTALAGLLGLALSEIGLPLINAAAGISLKLEYFGADGVLLPLVVLVILVGFIAGLYPAIVLARFPAAAVLASSRSPGGGRAGTRVREGLVVAQFAIAIAFVIGTMVLYAQTRHVRGADVGYQREGLMLVPSLGNSSLNNAQRDAIIHRFAGLPGVSAVSVGNNAPGPGSFRSETQIKVPGVEGKGASLRFFQTTPGFFDVIGAHLLAGRLFSLDHPADINPDIGNDFVKPYNIVINRKALTALHIPSPQAAIGRTFVTPTSPTRTIVGVIDDMRFDDPRNPIAPTMYEFVPRDPDSAIAMLRFVGDPKAITEAAQAAWRAEAPEVPFQAKTAEQNLATYYRQDDHATNLFTIGAVLAVAIGCVGLWGLASFNTARRTREIGIRKTLGASSRDIVRLLVGQFLRPVLIANLFAWPLAFFAMRTWLAGFDDRIALSPLYFVAATVLALAIAVLTVLAQSLRAARAAPAWALRHD from the coding sequence ATGAACCGCTTCGCGCTGATCGGCTTCTACCGATCCCTCGTCCGCCACAAGCTCTACGCCGCGCTCAATATCGGCGGGCTGGCAGTCGGCATTGCCGTGTTCCTCGTGCTCGGCCTCTATGTCCGCTTCGAGACCAGCTACGAGACATGGCTGCCGAACCATGGCCAGATCTATCTCGTTCGTTCCCAGCTGGACAGTTTCGCGGGCGACAACCGCCTGAGCGAGAACGGCCCGGTCGCTTTCTGGACGGCGGTATCGAAGGATCTTCCCGGCACCATCGGCACGCGAATCTATGATGCCGATGCCACGGTCGTGAAGAACGGCCTTGGCATTCGCGAGAATCTGGGGCTGGTCGATCCCGATTTCAGCAAGGTGCTGGCGGTGCCGATGGTGTCGGGCACGCTGGATCATGCCTTTGACGATCCGACAGGGATCGTGCTGACCCAAACGGCGGCCAACAAATATTTTCCGGGTGGCGACGCGATCGGCAAGACGCTGCCGGTGAGCACAGAGGGCAAGGTGAAGCTCTACCGCGTTACGGCGATCGCGCACGATCTGCCTGCTAACACCGATCTCCATTTCGATATGTTGGCCCGGCTGGTGATCGATCAGAACCCGGCCTCTCCGGACTATAAATCCAGCCATCAGTGGAATTATTTCAATCCCTGGACCTATGTCCGCCTGCCAGATGCCGCTGCGGCGCGCCGGTTCCAGGGGCAATTGGGCCAGGTGGCGGCCCGCCATGCGCAAAGCGAGACCGCCGACGATCAGGGCATCAAGGTCAGTTTCCAGATCGAGCCGATCACCGATGTCCATTTCAACGCCAAGGGCCGCAAGCTGTCGGATGCCACTTTGGGTCTGGTCGGCCTGCTGACCCTGCTGATCGCGATCGTCAACTACGTCAATCTGGCGACGGCGCGGGCCGGGCTGCGCGCACGCGAAGTGGCGATGCGCAAGGTGCTGGGCGCCGATCGCGGCACGCTCGCCCGCCATTATGTCGGCGAGGCCGTCGCCACCACGGCACTGGCCGGCCTGCTGGGCCTCGCGCTCTCCGAGATCGGCCTGCCGCTGATCAATGCGGCGGCCGGTATATCGCTGAAGCTGGAATATTTCGGTGCCGACGGCGTGTTGTTGCCGCTGGTGGTGCTGGTCATTCTCGTCGGTTTCATCGCGGGCCTTTATCCGGCGATCGTGCTGGCGCGTTTTCCGGCCGCCGCCGTGCTCGCCTCCTCGCGATCGCCTGGTGGCGGTCGTGCCGGCACACGGGTGCGGGAAGGACTGGTCGTCGCCCAGTTCGCCATCGCCATTGCCTTCGTGATCGGCACGATGGTGCTCTACGCGCAGACCCGCCATGTCCGCGGGGCCGATGTCGGCTATCAGCGGGAAGGGCTGATGCTCGTCCCGTCGCTCGGCAATTCGAGCCTGAACAACGCCCAGCGCGATGCCATCATCCATCGTTTCGCGGGCCTGCCCGGCGTCTCCGCCGTGTCGGTCGGCAATAATGCGCCGGGGCCGGGTTCCTTCCGCTCGGAAACCCAGATCAAGGTGCCGGGCGTCGAGGGCAAGGGCGCGTCGCTCCGCTTCTTCCAGACGACGCCGGGCTTTTTCGATGTGATCGGCGCGCATCTGCTCGCCGGCCGGCTGTTCAGCCTCGATCATCCGGCGGACATCAATCCCGATATCGGCAATGATTTCGTCAAGCCGTACAACATCGTGATCAATCGCAAGGCGCTGACCGCGCTTCACATCCCGTCGCCGCAAGCCGCGATCGGCCGCACCTTCGTCACGCCGACCAGCCCGACCCGGACGATCGTGGGGGTGATCGACGACATGCGCTTCGATGACCCGCGCAATCCGATCGCCCCGACCATGTACGAGTTCGTGCCGCGCGATCCGGACTCCGCCATCGCGATGCTGCGCTTCGTCGGCGATCCCAAGGCGATCACCGAGGCGGCGCAGGCGGCGTGGCGCGCCGAGGCACCCGAAGTGCCGTTCCAGGCCAAGACCGCCGAGCAGAACCTCGCCACCTATTACCGGCAGGACGATCACGCGACCAACCTCTTCACCATCGGTGCGGTGCTGGCGGTGGCGATCGGCTGCGTCGGCCTGTGGGGGCTGGCCTCGTTCAACACCGCGCGGCGGACGCGGGAGATCGGCATCCGCAAGACGCTCGGCGCCTCGTCGCGGGATATCGTCAGGCTGCTCGTCGGCCAGTTCCTGCGGCCGGTGCTGATCGCCAACCTGTTCGCCTGGCCGCTCGCCTTCTTCGCGATGCGGACCTGGCTGGCCGGCTTCGACGATCGGATCGCGCTCTCGC